The Acidiferrobacteraceae bacterium genome window below encodes:
- a CDS encoding rhodanese-like domain-containing protein, with translation MIPQLNVSELKQWLDENRTDFVLLDVREPWEAEVCTLPNAVLVPMGQVPSRIAEVDTEQKVVVFCHHGIRSQQVAFFLQHAGLENVYNLRGGIDAWAKEIDQQMATY, from the coding sequence AACGTCAGCGAACTCAAGCAGTGGCTTGACGAAAATCGAACGGACTTCGTCCTGCTGGACGTGCGCGAGCCCTGGGAGGCCGAGGTCTGCACCCTGCCCAACGCCGTGCTGGTGCCCATGGGCCAGGTCCCCAGCCGCATTGCTGAAGTGGATACGGAACAAAAGGTGGTGGTCTTCTGTCATCATGGTATCCGCAGCCAGCAGGTGGCGTTTTTTCTGCAGCATGCCGGGCTGGAGAACGTGTACAATTTGCGCGGTGGGATCGATGCCTGGGCCAAAGAAATTGACCAACAAATGGCGACATACTAG